The Tenuifilum sp. 4138str genome has a window encoding:
- a CDS encoding NAD(P)-dependent oxidoreductase — MPKHYKIGILKETKTPPDRRVALTPEQVVEVMNKFENVDVVVQPSELRCYKDDEYLRVGVKLQDDLSDCDLLIGVKETKIPTIIPGKTYMEFAHVAKKQPHNQKLIQAFAENSNTVIDYEYLTDKNGVRLVAFGHWAGVVGAYNALRAIYLKHKLGELPPAHTLHDYNELKGVLSEIRLPALKFVITGGGRVAGGAQEVLGQANVVEVTHEEFLSREFDHPVYTRLDPWHYAKRKDDKPFEWDNWVSNPADHVSTFLPYAHTADVFIACHYWDFRSPHFFTVDDMKQPDFRISIIADVSCDIPGPIPSTIKASTIADPFFDFNPTTGKEEPAFSCGMNVTVMSIDNLPGELPRDASEFFGRLLIDKVLPHLLCDDCEGVIERATVLKDGKLTPRYAYLQDYLSGKE; from the coding sequence ATGCCTAAACATTATAAGATTGGTATTTTAAAGGAAACCAAAACGCCACCCGATAGGCGGGTTGCCCTAACGCCTGAACAGGTTGTTGAGGTAATGAATAAGTTTGAAAACGTTGATGTGGTGGTTCAACCCAGCGAGCTAAGGTGCTATAAGGATGATGAATATCTACGCGTTGGGGTAAAGTTACAGGATGATTTATCGGATTGCGACTTACTTATCGGTGTAAAGGAGACTAAAATCCCAACTATAATCCCGGGTAAAACATACATGGAATTTGCCCACGTGGCTAAAAAACAACCGCATAATCAGAAACTTATTCAGGCATTTGCCGAAAATAGCAATACAGTTATTGATTACGAGTATTTGACTGACAAGAACGGGGTGCGCTTAGTGGCCTTTGGCCATTGGGCTGGTGTAGTTGGAGCATACAATGCCTTAAGGGCAATTTACCTAAAACACAAGTTGGGCGAGTTACCCCCTGCTCATACGCTTCACGATTACAATGAGCTTAAAGGCGTTTTGAGTGAAATTAGGTTGCCCGCACTTAAGTTTGTTATTACCGGTGGAGGCAGGGTGGCTGGTGGAGCACAGGAGGTGCTTGGGCAAGCCAATGTTGTTGAGGTTACTCACGAGGAGTTCTTATCCAGGGAATTTGATCATCCGGTTTACACCCGTTTGGATCCATGGCACTATGCCAAGCGCAAGGATGATAAACCTTTTGAGTGGGATAACTGGGTGAGTAACCCAGCCGACCACGTAAGCACTTTCTTACCCTATGCTCATACTGCCGATGTGTTTATTGCTTGCCATTACTGGGATTTTCGTTCGCCCCACTTTTTCACGGTTGATGATATGAAGCAACCCGATTTCAGGATTTCAATTATTGCCGATGTAAGTTGCGATATTCCCGGCCCAATACCTTCAACCATAAAGGCTTCAACCATTGCCGATCCTTTCTTCGACTTCAATCCAACAACCGGAAAGGAGGAACCTGCATTTTCGTGTGGCATGAATGTTACCGTTATGTCAATTGATAATTTACCCGGCGAGCTACCACGGGATGCCAGCGAGTTTTTTGGCCGATTGCTTATTGATAAGGTGCTACCGCATTTACTGTGCGACGATTGCGAGGGAGTTATTGAGCGAGCAACTGTCCTAAAGGATGGCAAGTTAACTCCCCGATACGCATACCTACAGGACTACCTCAGCGGGAAAGAGTAG
- a CDS encoding DNA/RNA non-specific endonuclease has protein sequence MKVTVIKYSKVFILVFTLLGTITLVGCNDDKALPKISAVEVSTIYTYSAICNGKVLDDGGTQVLSKGVCWNTTGNPTISDYRNIDGKGIGEFTSTIKGLAPNTTYYIKAYATNANGTTYSNSVSFKTQPELAAISDISFTSVTKTAAQCSASIISAGGETVTERGFCWSKSPMPTIANNKVALNGGTGSFSATLENLESGTQYYIRAYAITSAGTSYSVERTFITASENPALVDNDHLLLGNPTGATTNIVSANNYLMVKPQYCLSYNNSKRTANWVAWHLNSSWLGSVSRQDDFRADYTLPDTWYRVTESDFYYSQYGFDRGHMCPSADRTKTVEDNSATFLMTNMVPQSPNNNQIVWENFESYCRNLAKSGSELYIISGPYGEGGTSSKGTFTILKSGVVVPSHVWKIALVLPNGNNDISRINTSTRVIAVVIPNNQECSKYQWTYYRVSVDSVENLTGYNFFTNIPTDIQDALEAKVDNQ, from the coding sequence ATGAAAGTAACAGTCATTAAATACTCAAAGGTTTTTATCCTTGTTTTTACCTTACTGGGAACAATTACACTGGTTGGATGTAATGATGATAAGGCTCTTCCAAAGATTTCAGCAGTTGAAGTTTCAACCATTTACACCTATTCTGCCATTTGTAATGGCAAGGTACTGGACGATGGTGGAACGCAAGTGTTAAGCAAGGGTGTATGCTGGAACACCACCGGAAACCCAACCATTTCAGACTATAGGAATATTGATGGAAAGGGGATTGGTGAATTCACCAGCACAATAAAGGGTCTTGCCCCTAACACAACATACTACATAAAAGCTTATGCCACCAATGCCAACGGAACCACATACAGCAATAGTGTAAGCTTTAAAACCCAGCCAGAACTTGCAGCAATCTCCGATATTTCATTCACATCAGTAACTAAAACCGCAGCCCAATGCTCGGCAAGTATTATCTCGGCAGGAGGTGAAACGGTAACTGAAAGGGGATTCTGCTGGAGCAAATCACCTATGCCTACCATTGCCAATAACAAAGTTGCCCTTAATGGCGGCACTGGCTCCTTTTCGGCTACTTTAGAAAACCTGGAAAGTGGAACACAGTATTATATCCGTGCATACGCAATAACCAGTGCAGGAACATCGTACAGCGTTGAACGAACCTTTATCACCGCTTCCGAAAACCCAGCACTAGTTGACAACGACCACCTTTTACTTGGCAATCCAACAGGTGCAACCACCAATATTGTGAGTGCCAATAACTACCTAATGGTTAAACCCCAGTACTGTTTATCGTACAACAACTCAAAACGAACTGCCAACTGGGTGGCATGGCACCTAAACTCCAGCTGGCTGGGTAGCGTTTCGCGCCAGGATGATTTCAGGGCCGATTACACATTGCCCGACACATGGTACCGCGTAACCGAATCGGACTTTTACTATTCCCAGTACGGTTTCGACCGTGGGCATATGTGCCCCAGTGCCGACCGCACAAAAACAGTTGAGGATAACTCGGCAACCTTCCTGATGACTAACATGGTACCCCAATCACCTAACAATAACCAGATAGTGTGGGAGAACTTTGAAAGCTACTGCCGGAACTTGGCAAAAAGCGGTTCAGAGCTTTACATAATCAGTGGGCCTTACGGCGAGGGAGGAACCAGCAGCAAGGGCACTTTCACCATTCTAAAATCGGGCGTTGTGGTTCCAAGCCATGTATGGAAAATTGCGCTTGTGCTCCCCAATGGTAACAACGACATATCGCGCATTAACACCTCAACAAGGGTTATTGCAGTGGTTATTCCTAACAATCAGGAGTGTTCAAAGTACCAGTGGACATACTACCGGGTAAGTGTCGATTCCGTTGAGAACCTAACCGGTTACAATTTTTTCACAAACATACCTACCGATATTCAGGACGCCCTTGAGGCAAAGGTGGATAACCAATAA
- a CDS encoding DODA-type extradiol aromatic ring-opening family dioxygenase, translated as MARLPVYFIPHGGGPWHVMNDAFDDPVGYGHLKEYLEKLGRQFSQEIKAILVISAHWEEDVPTVHFGSNPPLLYDYYGFPESTYHLNWPAPGNPELADQIENLIRASGFTTKREYHRGFDHGTFVPLMVAFPKAHIPVVQLSLVKTLEPATHIKLGKALEPLRNEGVLIIGSGMSYHNMRGFMSQNSNTSDNAQKFDDWLTKTVLNNDINARNQALKNWQKAPAAMECHPRSEHLVPLFVAAGAAGNDTGNIDYSGTLMGVKISGYKFG; from the coding sequence ATGGCAAGGTTGCCGGTTTATTTTATTCCTCACGGAGGTGGCCCCTGGCATGTTATGAACGATGCCTTTGACGACCCCGTGGGGTATGGCCACCTAAAGGAATATCTTGAAAAGTTGGGGAGGCAATTCAGCCAAGAAATAAAAGCAATTCTTGTCATTTCAGCCCATTGGGAAGAAGATGTCCCAACCGTTCACTTTGGGTCCAATCCGCCTTTACTTTATGATTACTATGGTTTCCCCGAATCAACATATCATTTAAACTGGCCTGCACCTGGCAACCCTGAATTGGCTGATCAGATTGAAAACCTGATTCGGGCAAGCGGTTTTACAACAAAAAGAGAATACCATCGCGGCTTCGACCACGGAACCTTTGTGCCGCTGATGGTTGCATTTCCTAAAGCCCATATCCCTGTGGTTCAACTTTCATTAGTAAAAACGCTTGAGCCGGCAACCCATATCAAACTGGGGAAAGCCCTTGAACCTCTGCGTAACGAAGGCGTGCTGATTATCGGCTCGGGAATGAGTTATCACAACATGCGTGGGTTTATGTCCCAAAATTCAAATACAAGCGATAATGCACAAAAATTTGATGACTGGCTGACAAAAACGGTTTTAAACAACGACATAAATGCGAGAAATCAAGCATTAAAAAATTGGCAAAAGGCTCCTGCTGCCATGGAATGCCACCCGAGAAGTGAGCACTTGGTGCCTTTGTTTGTAGCAGCCGGAGCAGCAGGAAACGACACAGGAAACATAGATTACAGCGGTACACTTATGGGGGTGAAAATTTCAGGATATAAGTTCGGATAA
- a CDS encoding NADPH-dependent FMN reductase, with protein MLKIGIILGSTRPGRNAEQVAKWVYELASKRNDAEYEIVDIKAYNLPLLDEPYPASMGQYQNEHTKAWAEKIKSLDAFIFVTGEYNHSLPGALKNALDYLFAEWNNKAAGFVSYGSAGGARAVEHLRLIMGELQVADVRTQVLLSLFTDFENFSVFKPAELHEQNLHAMLDQLISWGTALKSLRK; from the coding sequence ATGTTAAAAATTGGAATAATTTTAGGAAGTACCCGTCCAGGTCGCAACGCAGAACAAGTTGCCAAATGGGTATATGAATTGGCTTCAAAAAGAAATGATGCGGAATATGAGATAGTGGACATAAAAGCTTACAACTTGCCGCTGCTTGACGAACCGTATCCTGCATCAATGGGTCAATATCAAAATGAACACACAAAAGCCTGGGCAGAAAAAATCAAATCGCTCGATGCCTTTATTTTTGTAACCGGTGAGTATAACCACTCCCTACCCGGTGCTTTAAAAAATGCCCTTGATTACTTATTTGCAGAATGGAACAACAAAGCTGCAGGATTTGTTAGCTACGGTTCGGCAGGTGGTGCAAGAGCAGTTGAACATCTTCGATTGATAATGGGCGAACTTCAGGTTGCTGATGTACGGACGCAGGTACTGCTTTCACTGTTTACCGACTTTGAAAATTTCAGTGTGTTTAAACCCGCTGAATTGCATGAGCAAAATCTACATGCTATGCTTGATCAGCTCATTAGCTGGGGGACTGCGCTTAAAAGTTTAAGGAAATAG
- the nifJ gene encoding pyruvate:ferredoxin (flavodoxin) oxidoreductase → MGKEKKFITCDGNYAAAHIAYMFSEVAAIYPITPSSTMAEYVDEWSAFGRKNIFGDTVKVVEMQSEAGAAGAVHGSLQSGALTSTFTASQGLLLMIPNMYKISGELLPGVFHVSARSIAAQALSIFGDHSDVMSTRQCGFAMLATGGVQEVMDLAGVAHLAAIKTRVPFLHFFDGFRTSHEIQKIEVLENDDLAPLIDQKALQAFRDRALNPEHPVTRGTAQNPDIYFQTREAANKFYDAVPDVVEAYMQEITKLTGREYHPFNYYGDPNAENIIIAMGSVTDTLKETVDYLMSKGEKVGVLIVHLYRPFSAKYFFKVLPKSVKRIAVLDRTKEPGANGDPLYLDVKDLFYSMENAPLVVGGRYGLSSKDTTPAQMIAVFENLKMKEPKNQFTVGIVDDVTFKSLPVGQEINLSPKGTFQAKFYGLGSDGTVGANKNSIKIIGDNTQKYCQAYFAYDSKKSGGITVSHLRFGDQPIRSPYLVNTPDFVACHVQAYLGKYDMLKGLQKGGTFLLNTIWSIDEVKEKLPNSVKKYLAQNNINFYIINATQIAEEIGLGNRTNTIMQSAFFKIANVIPYELAVKEMKKAIEKSYGRKGEEVLKMNYAAVDRGGDVIKIQVPAEWANLEPEKQSEIAGAPEFINKVVLPINLQKGDDLPVSAFIDREDGTFPAGTTKYEKRGIAVNVPEWIPENCIQCNQCSYVCPHAAIRPFLLTDEELKNAPEGTKTVRGNGGIKDYNFRIQVSVLDCTGCGNCADVCPAKTKALVMKPIETQMAEAERFDYMHEKVGYKDVLGKEKSVKNSQFAQPLFEFSGACAGCGETPYIKAITQLYGDRMIVANATGCSSIYGGSAPSTPYTANKDGKGVAWANSLFEDNAEYGFGIATGVAKLRERIALKLQEALNENFAAETKEAMKEWLAGKDNAEQSRVASAKLIAALEKENSPIAKELLNLKQYFEKKSVWIFGGDGWAYDIGFGGLDHVLSTGEDVNILVMDTEVYSNTGGQASKSTPAAAVAKFAASGKRVRKKDLGMMAMSYGYVYVAQVAMGADHNQYFKAIKEAEAYPGPSLIIAYSPCINHGIRKGMGATQNEAKMAVKSGYWQLYRYNPMLEAEGKNPFQLDSKEPEWNLFQDFLKGEVRYTSLLLSFPQQAEELFKAAEENAKWRYNTYKKMAGNE, encoded by the coding sequence ATGGGAAAAGAGAAAAAGTTCATTACATGTGATGGTAACTATGCTGCTGCGCATATAGCATATATGTTTAGCGAGGTTGCAGCTATTTACCCCATCACCCCATCATCCACCATGGCCGAGTATGTAGACGAGTGGTCGGCATTTGGTCGAAAGAACATATTTGGCGACACAGTAAAGGTGGTTGAAATGCAAAGCGAAGCTGGTGCTGCAGGAGCAGTGCATGGTTCGTTGCAATCAGGTGCATTAACATCAACCTTCACCGCATCGCAAGGGTTGTTGCTGATGATCCCCAACATGTATAAAATTTCGGGAGAGTTACTCCCGGGTGTATTCCACGTTTCTGCTCGTAGCATTGCAGCCCAGGCGTTGTCAATCTTTGGCGACCACAGCGACGTGATGAGCACTCGCCAGTGCGGTTTTGCCATGTTGGCTACCGGTGGTGTTCAGGAAGTGATGGACCTTGCCGGTGTGGCTCACCTGGCTGCCATCAAAACCAGAGTTCCTTTCCTTCACTTCTTCGATGGTTTCAGAACATCGCACGAGATTCAAAAGATCGAAGTTTTAGAGAACGACGATTTGGCTCCGCTCATCGACCAGAAAGCCCTACAGGCTTTCCGCGACAGGGCTCTCAACCCTGAACATCCTGTTACACGCGGTACAGCCCAAAACCCCGATATCTACTTCCAGACTCGTGAGGCTGCTAACAAGTTCTACGATGCCGTTCCCGATGTTGTGGAAGCATACATGCAGGAAATTACCAAGCTAACCGGTCGCGAGTACCACCCATTCAACTACTACGGTGACCCCAACGCTGAGAATATCATCATTGCAATGGGTTCAGTTACCGATACCCTTAAGGAAACCGTTGACTACCTGATGTCGAAAGGCGAAAAGGTTGGTGTGCTTATTGTTCACCTGTACCGTCCGTTCTCGGCAAAATACTTCTTCAAGGTTCTTCCCAAGAGCGTTAAGCGCATAGCAGTTCTTGACCGCACCAAGGAACCCGGTGCCAATGGCGATCCTTTATACCTTGATGTTAAGGATCTATTCTATAGCATGGAAAACGCTCCTCTTGTTGTTGGAGGCCGTTACGGCTTAAGCTCCAAGGACACAACTCCAGCTCAAATGATTGCTGTGTTTGAGAACCTTAAGATGAAAGAACCCAAGAACCAGTTCACCGTTGGTATTGTTGACGATGTAACCTTTAAGTCGTTACCTGTAGGCCAAGAAATCAACCTTTCACCAAAGGGTACATTCCAGGCTAAATTTTACGGCTTGGGCTCCGACGGTACTGTTGGTGCTAACAAGAACTCAATCAAGATTATTGGTGATAATACCCAAAAATACTGCCAGGCCTACTTTGCCTACGACTCAAAGAAATCGGGAGGTATTACCGTATCGCACCTGCGTTTTGGCGACCAGCCCATTCGCTCGCCCTACCTTGTAAACACCCCCGATTTTGTGGCTTGCCACGTTCAGGCTTACCTTGGTAAGTACGATATGCTCAAAGGGTTACAAAAGGGCGGTACCTTCCTGCTCAACACCATTTGGAGCATCGATGAGGTTAAGGAAAAATTACCAAACTCGGTAAAAAAATACCTTGCCCAGAATAACATCAACTTCTACATAATCAACGCAACGCAAATTGCAGAAGAGATAGGTTTAGGTAACCGCACCAACACCATAATGCAAAGCGCATTCTTTAAGATTGCCAACGTAATTCCTTACGAACTGGCAGTTAAGGAGATGAAGAAGGCCATTGAGAAATCATACGGCCGCAAGGGTGAAGAGGTGCTTAAAATGAACTACGCTGCTGTTGATAGGGGTGGTGATGTAATTAAAATTCAGGTTCCGGCAGAGTGGGCAAACCTTGAACCCGAGAAACAATCAGAGATTGCAGGCGCTCCCGAATTCATTAATAAAGTAGTGCTACCAATTAACCTACAAAAGGGCGACGATTTACCTGTAAGTGCTTTCATTGATCGTGAGGATGGTACTTTCCCTGCAGGCACCACCAAGTACGAGAAACGCGGTATTGCAGTTAATGTACCCGAATGGATACCCGAAAACTGTATCCAATGTAACCAGTGCTCATACGTTTGTCCCCATGCTGCTATCCGTCCGTTCCTACTAACCGATGAGGAACTAAAGAACGCTCCCGAAGGAACAAAGACCGTTCGTGGCAATGGCGGAATCAAGGATTACAACTTCCGCATTCAGGTAAGCGTACTTGACTGTACTGGTTGCGGTAACTGTGCCGATGTTTGTCCTGCCAAGACTAAAGCCCTTGTGATGAAACCCATCGAAACCCAGATGGCCGAAGCTGAACGCTTCGATTACATGCACGAAAAGGTGGGTTACAAGGATGTACTTGGTAAAGAGAAATCGGTAAAGAACAGCCAGTTTGCTCAGCCTCTATTTGAGTTCAGCGGAGCTTGTGCAGGCTGTGGTGAAACCCCATACATCAAGGCTATTACTCAACTTTATGGCGATAGAATGATTGTTGCTAACGCCACAGGTTGCTCATCTATCTATGGTGGTTCAGCTCCTTCAACACCATACACTGCCAACAAGGATGGCAAAGGTGTTGCTTGGGCTAACTCACTATTTGAGGACAATGCTGAGTACGGTTTTGGTATAGCAACTGGTGTGGCTAAGCTGCGCGAGCGCATAGCCCTGAAACTCCAGGAGGCCCTAAACGAGAACTTTGCTGCTGAAACTAAGGAAGCCATGAAAGAGTGGCTTGCCGGTAAAGACAATGCAGAGCAATCGCGTGTAGCATCGGCAAAACTCATTGCTGCACTTGAAAAAGAAAATAGCCCTATAGCAAAGGAACTGCTCAACCTGAAGCAGTACTTTGAAAAGAAATCGGTTTGGATATTTGGTGGCGATGGCTGGGCATATGATATTGGTTTTGGCGGTCTTGACCATGTACTTTCAACCGGTGAGGATGTTAATATTTTAGTAATGGATACCGAAGTGTACTCCAATACCGGTGGTCAGGCTTCAAAATCAACTCCTGCTGCTGCTGTAGCCAAGTTTGCTGCATCGGGTAAGCGCGTTCGCAAGAAAGACCTTGGCATGATGGCCATGTCGTACGGATACGTTTACGTTGCCCAGGTAGCCATGGGGGCTGACCATAACCAGTACTTCAAAGCCATTAAGGAAGCCGAAGCCTACCCCGGACCTTCGTTGATCATTGCTTACTCACCCTGTATCAACCATGGTATACGCAAGGGTATGGGCGCAACCCAGAATGAGGCCAAAATGGCCGTGAAGTCAGGCTACTGGCAGCTTTACCGTTACAACCCCATGCTTGAGGCTGAAGGAAAGAACCCCTTCCAGCTCGACTCCAAGGAGCCAGAATGGAACCTGTTCCAGGATTTCCTAAAAGGGGAAGTGCGCTACACATCGTTACTGCTCTCGTTCCCTCAACAAGCCGAGGAACTGTTCAAGGCCGCCGAGGAGAATGCTAAGTGGCGTTACAACACTTACAAAAAAATGGCTGGTAACGAGTAA
- a CDS encoding ligand-binding sensor domain-containing protein: protein MSRLLTIPFLLLATIAIGQYDPVYRNFTVNDGLAGNEVFHVIQDSKGYIWMATSTGVSRFDGYSFKNFDVQSGLVDNIVFEIYEDYKGRIWFIPYSGALCYYENGKIIPYPHNNKIRQNMPAKSKGPIKMAFYVDTLDNVYMGVKEYGIFQITPEGIFRKIDGINSEGLAVINEFNGKKY, encoded by the coding sequence ATGTCTAGGCTTCTAACCATACCATTTTTGCTTTTAGCAACCATCGCAATTGGCCAGTACGATCCTGTTTACCGTAACTTCACCGTAAACGATGGACTTGCTGGGAATGAGGTATTCCATGTGATTCAGGATTCAAAGGGCTACATCTGGATGGCAACCAGTACAGGCGTTAGCAGGTTCGACGGCTACTCTTTCAAAAATTTCGATGTGCAATCGGGGCTTGTGGATAATATTGTTTTTGAAATATACGAGGACTACAAGGGTCGAATTTGGTTTATCCCATACTCAGGAGCACTCTGCTACTATGAAAATGGCAAAATAATCCCCTACCCTCACAACAATAAGATACGGCAAAACATGCCAGCCAAATCAAAAGGGCCTATTAAGATGGCGTTCTATGTGGATACCCTTGATAATGTTTACATGGGAGTAAAAGAGTATGGCATTTTTCAAATTACACCAGAAGGTATTTTCCGAAAAATTGACGGTATTAACAGCGAAGGGTTAGCTGTTATAAATGAATTTAACGGAAAAAAATATTAA
- a CDS encoding thioredoxin family protein: protein MEKIKIEMYYTLTCPNCKTLKKMLKDILPEFGDRFELKTTLANGPVGMVRSMKLGIHSVPTLLINNEIVFRSVPTKQELINKLNSY, encoded by the coding sequence ATGGAAAAAATCAAAATAGAAATGTATTACACGCTTACATGCCCCAACTGTAAGACGTTGAAGAAAATGTTGAAGGATATTTTACCCGAATTTGGTGATAGGTTTGAGTTGAAAACGACCTTGGCAAACGGGCCTGTTGGCATGGTACGGTCAATGAAATTAGGAATACATTCAGTACCCACATTGCTGATAAATAATGAAATCGTATTTAGAAGTGTTCCTACAAAGCAAGAATTAATCAATAAACTCAATTCATATTAA
- a CDS encoding sensor histidine kinase, translating to MSPLSNQNGLNANRLLKKFQITSVFKDKEEAYWISTIDNGVLYIPNIHIQTLTTQNGLSDNRIKAVYEKDGNIYLGYQMGWVDMVTKDGRVQKIHLHKAQGNASYVRYFLGDEANNRLWICSFGHLGYIQNNKYHLVESETSVYPRRIIKGRKGNYYWVSTGYGIVKIQDNKVVYHSGETGFSALILGIEEDNKGNVWFLTSNGLWKYSNKLFQYLGDEDPLLAYPGNALYFDPKEEKLWIGTNGAGIVLLDKKGKTFQITKNDGLISNSVYTFFAHKNRIWVGTRQGLSIITIEGNGFNIQNLTTSDGLVSNDIVSLYVNDSIAYVGTTSGLSILPTARIKPNSYKPQTYITSIEINDSTYSWTPGSINIPYGTKYLNISYVGLSYKNMGKVLYRSRIVGLDSSWVYTSATQNLYTSFKPGKFTFEVEAQNSNGVWGTPATLAFTVDPPYWQRIWFIILFTLLASGFLYLIYYIRLSELKKRNELISNINLYKQQSLRQQMNPHFIFNTLNSIQYYILEKDTISSHKYLTKFARLMRFTLDNSLHSAIPLRDELESLRLYLELEALRLQGKFTYDIDYQNNESVLDIKIPTLMIQPFVENAIWHGIMLKPDKSGHVQVTISDMETSVLCTIEDNGVGREQARKIQETTNKAHRSRGFQITQQRIDLLNSMYGQKFNIQIVDLYSHDGTPQGTRVTINIPKGLESS from the coding sequence TTGTCGCCATTATCAAACCAAAATGGATTAAACGCAAATAGGTTACTAAAGAAATTCCAAATAACTTCAGTTTTCAAGGACAAAGAGGAAGCATACTGGATTTCTACCATTGACAATGGCGTTTTATATATCCCAAATATCCATATACAAACCCTTACCACCCAAAATGGCTTAAGCGATAACAGGATAAAAGCTGTGTACGAGAAGGATGGCAATATATACCTTGGCTATCAGATGGGATGGGTTGACATGGTTACAAAAGATGGTAGAGTACAAAAAATACACTTACATAAAGCCCAGGGTAATGCCTCGTATGTCCGCTACTTTTTGGGCGATGAAGCTAACAATAGACTATGGATTTGCTCATTTGGACACCTTGGCTACATCCAAAACAATAAGTACCATTTGGTTGAATCAGAAACGTCTGTTTATCCACGGAGAATCATTAAAGGAAGAAAGGGTAATTATTACTGGGTGTCAACAGGCTACGGGATAGTTAAGATTCAGGACAATAAAGTGGTTTACCATTCCGGCGAAACTGGGTTTTCGGCTCTAATTCTTGGCATTGAGGAAGATAACAAGGGAAACGTTTGGTTCCTAACCTCAAATGGTCTTTGGAAGTACTCCAATAAGCTTTTTCAATACCTTGGCGATGAAGATCCGCTTTTAGCATACCCGGGCAATGCACTTTACTTTGACCCAAAAGAAGAAAAGCTTTGGATTGGGACAAATGGTGCCGGTATAGTTTTACTGGATAAGAAGGGGAAAACCTTCCAGATAACAAAAAACGACGGGTTGATTTCAAACTCAGTTTACACATTCTTTGCGCATAAAAATAGGATTTGGGTTGGCACCAGGCAGGGATTGTCAATTATTACAATTGAAGGTAATGGTTTTAATATACAAAACCTTACAACCAGCGATGGTTTAGTTAGTAACGATATTGTTTCGCTTTATGTAAACGATTCTATTGCATACGTTGGGACAACCAGCGGTTTGTCAATTCTGCCTACCGCTAGAATTAAACCTAACAGCTACAAACCTCAAACCTACATTACCTCAATTGAAATTAACGATAGTACTTACAGTTGGACACCCGGGAGTATAAACATTCCATATGGCACAAAGTATTTAAACATATCGTATGTAGGGCTATCGTATAAAAATATGGGAAAGGTTCTTTACAGGTCTCGTATTGTGGGACTTGACTCAAGCTGGGTTTATACCTCAGCTACTCAAAACCTATACACTTCATTTAAACCGGGTAAGTTTACTTTTGAGGTTGAGGCCCAGAATTCCAACGGAGTTTGGGGCACTCCAGCAACCCTTGCATTTACTGTTGATCCACCATACTGGCAAAGGATTTGGTTTATCATATTATTTACTTTACTTGCTAGCGGCTTTTTATACCTTATCTATTACATTCGGTTGTCAGAGCTGAAAAAACGTAATGAGCTTATTAGCAACATCAACCTATACAAGCAACAATCGTTACGCCAGCAAATGAACCCCCACTTCATCTTTAACACCCTCAACTCCATACAGTACTACATACTGGAGAAAGATACCATTAGCTCACATAAATACCTTACCAAGTTTGCCCGGTTAATGCGTTTTACGCTCGACAACTCCCTCCACTCTGCCATTCCGCTTCGCGATGAGCTAGAATCGCTTAGGCTTTACCTTGAGCTGGAAGCCCTCAGGCTTCAGGGGAAATTCACCTACGATATCGATTACCAGAACAATGAATCGGTTCTCGATATTAAAATCCCCACCCTGATGATACAACCCTTTGTGGAGAATGCCATTTGGCATGGTATTATGCTTAAACCGGACAAATCGGGCCATGTGCAGGTAACCATAAGCGATATGGAAACATCGGTACTTTGCACCATTGAGGACAATGGCGTAGGCAGGGAGCAAGCCCGTAAAATTCAAGAAACTACCAATAAGGCACACCGCTCAAGAGGCTTTCAGATTACCCAGCAACGCATTGACCTGTTGAACTCCATGTACGGCCAAAAGTTTAACATTCAAATAGTTGACCTTTACTCCCACGATGGCACGCCACAAGGAACAAGGGTTACCATTAACATCCCAAAAGGTCTTGAATCGTCATAG